One Lujinxingia vulgaris DNA segment encodes these proteins:
- a CDS encoding RNA polymerase sigma factor encodes MLFAVIKSLLGRRNRADADAPALDELSDEELMIRYAGGNQQAFALLVTRHQGPLYNFILRSCRQPPLADELLQETFLRIVKSAGSYSPDAKFTTWAYTIARNLCIDHARKHSRAHTLSLQNALGDDEGATHQDALIDENARSASVDHDRLVFRDRLDRALANLPEDQREVFILREISGLKFREIADMLDCPEPTIKSRMRYALQTLRGELADFASRSFDADEASEMLP; translated from the coding sequence ATGCTCTTCGCCGTCATCAAATCTTTGCTCGGTCGCCGCAACCGCGCCGACGCCGACGCTCCCGCTCTCGACGAGCTGAGTGACGAAGAGCTGATGATCCGCTACGCCGGCGGCAACCAGCAGGCTTTCGCCCTGCTCGTCACACGCCACCAGGGCCCCCTCTACAACTTCATCCTGCGCAGCTGCCGCCAGCCTCCCCTGGCCGACGAACTCCTCCAGGAGACCTTCCTGCGCATCGTCAAGAGCGCCGGCTCCTATTCACCCGACGCAAAATTCACCACCTGGGCCTACACCATCGCCCGCAACCTCTGCATCGACCACGCCAGAAAACACAGCCGCGCCCACACCCTCTCCTTACAAAACGCCCTGGGTGACGATGAGGGCGCCACCCACCAGGACGCCCTGATCGACGAAAACGCCCGCTCGGCCTCCGTCGACCACGACCGCCTCGTCTTCCGCGACCGCCTCGATCGGGCCCTGGCCAACCTCCCCGAAGATCAGCGCGAGGTCTTTATCCTGCGCGAGATCTCCGGACTGAAGTTTCGCGAGATCGCCGACATGCTCGACTGCCCCGAACCCACCATCAAAAGCCGCATGCGTTATGCCCTTCAAACCCTGCGCGGCGAACTTGCCGACTTCGCCTCCCGCAGCTTTGACGCCGACGAAGCCTCCGAGATGTTGCCCTGA
- the rplL gene encoding 50S ribosomal protein L7/L12 produces MADVTKEQVVEFLSNMSVMDLAGLVEELEEKWGVSAAAAAPVMMAAGPGAGEAAAEKTEFDVVLASFGDQKIKVIKAVRELTGLGLKDAKDLVEGAPSTVKEGADKDEAEKFKAALEEVGATVELK; encoded by the coding sequence ATGGCTGATGTCACCAAAGAGCAAGTCGTTGAGTTTCTTAGCAACATGAGCGTGATGGACCTTGCCGGTCTTGTCGAAGAGCTGGAAGAGAAGTGGGGCGTGAGCGCCGCCGCTGCTGCTCCGGTGATGATGGCTGCTGGCCCGGGTGCCGGCGAAGCCGCCGCCGAGAAGACCGAATTCGACGTCGTTCTGGCCAGCTTCGGCGACCAGAAGATCAAGGTCATCAAGGCCGTCCGCGAGCTCACCGGTCTGGGTCTTAAGGACGCCAAGGATCTGGTCGAAGGTGCCCCCTCGACCGTCAAGGAAGGCGCGGACAAGGACGAAGCCGAGAAGTTCAAGGCTGCCCTTGAAGAAGTCGGCGCGACCGTCGAACTCAAGTAA
- a CDS encoding endonuclease I family protein: protein MRHLSSLGMLTLLIALLGACSDTPDSDVDTGIIDIIDVGDTGDLDTDINLPDADADTDLDAEVPDADTEVPDADTEVPDADTEVPDADTEVPDADTEVPDADANEPDADADEPDADTNEPDADADEPDADADPVEGWSCAPELQLDETRYTHLENTTDQTLIDGLFLLVDDHTYYSYSGARDFMYAPVDGIDTQLDGYIHCPYTGRLATARQPSADDFRTPDGFNTEHSWPKSDSSDTPPHVSDIHHLFPTWMASNSARASHEFGNTNCSSNCSWQEGGSKLGPSEDGRSTVFEVRPESRGDIARAHFYFSVRYGLPIPQLEEAVLRDWHCEDPPDDWERLRNDRIEVVQENRNPFIDRPDFVDQIADF from the coding sequence GGCGCCTGCTCCGATACTCCCGACTCCGACGTCGACACCGGCATCATCGATATCATCGACGTCGGCGACACAGGCGATCTCGACACCGATATCAACCTTCCCGATGCTGACGCCGACACCGACCTCGACGCCGAAGTCCCCGACGCCGATACCGAAGTCCCCGACGCCGATACCGAAGTCCCCGACGCCGATACCGAGGTCCCCGACGCCGACACCGAAGTCCCCGACGCCGACACCGAGGTCCCCGACGCCGACGCCAACGAACCTGACGCCGACGCCGACGAACCCGACGCCGACACTAACGAACCTGACGCCGACGCCGACGAACCCGATGCCGACGCTGACCCGGTTGAGGGCTGGAGCTGCGCTCCCGAGCTGCAGCTCGACGAGACGCGCTACACCCACCTCGAAAACACCACCGACCAAACCCTGATCGACGGCCTCTTCCTCCTCGTCGACGACCACACCTATTACAGCTACTCGGGCGCCCGCGACTTCATGTACGCCCCCGTCGATGGCATCGACACCCAGCTCGACGGCTACATTCACTGCCCCTACACCGGCCGCCTGGCAACCGCTCGACAACCATCTGCTGACGACTTCCGCACCCCCGACGGCTTTAACACCGAGCACTCTTGGCCCAAATCTGACAGTAGCGATACCCCTCCTCACGTGAGCGACATCCACCACCTCTTCCCCACCTGGATGGCCTCCAACTCCGCGCGCGCAAGCCACGAGTTCGGAAACACCAACTGCTCCTCCAACTGCTCCTGGCAGGAGGGCGGCTCCAAACTCGGCCCCTCCGAAGATGGCCGCTCGACAGTCTTCGAGGTCCGCCCCGAAAGCCGCGGCGACATCGCCCGCGCCCACTTCTACTTCTCGGTCCGCTACGGCCTGCCCATCCCCCAACTCGAAGAAGCCGTCCTGCGCGATTGGCACTGCGAAGATCCCCCCGACGACTGGGAGCGCCTGCGCAACGACCGCATCGAAGTCGTCCAGGAGAACCGCAACCCCTTCATCGACCGTCCCGACTTCGTCGACCAGATCGCCGACTTCTGA
- the pyrF gene encoding orotidine-5'-phosphate decarboxylase: MSDLGARAAELVRERVVVALDFDTLEEALQLVDTLGERVARYKVGMRLFTRYGPSILQALEARGAKVFLDLKFHDIPSVVSDACAAAAEHPSVFMLTVHASGGEAMLRQAVRGAERGRPDDPPLVVAVSALTSLKSRELPSVGVGMGVTDWAEKLGALALKSGVDGVVCSAHEAEGLRARVGAKPVLVTPGIRLEDVHIAGDDQARTMTPGRAMASGSTYLVIGRPIYQAPDPGAAVDAVCDSVVSWLEEIR, translated from the coding sequence ATGAGCGATCTGGGAGCTCGCGCCGCGGAGCTGGTGCGCGAACGGGTTGTCGTGGCGCTGGACTTCGACACCCTGGAGGAAGCACTCCAGCTTGTGGACACGCTTGGCGAGCGGGTGGCGCGTTATAAGGTCGGGATGCGACTGTTTACGCGCTATGGCCCGTCGATCCTGCAAGCGCTGGAAGCGCGGGGAGCGAAGGTCTTTCTGGACTTGAAGTTCCACGACATCCCCAGCGTGGTCAGTGACGCGTGCGCGGCGGCTGCGGAGCATCCCAGCGTCTTTATGCTGACGGTCCACGCCAGTGGCGGCGAGGCGATGCTGCGGCAGGCAGTGCGGGGAGCGGAGCGGGGGCGCCCCGATGATCCGCCGCTTGTGGTGGCGGTCAGCGCGCTGACCAGCCTCAAGTCTCGGGAGCTCCCCTCGGTGGGGGTGGGCATGGGGGTGACCGACTGGGCGGAGAAGCTCGGCGCGCTGGCGCTGAAGTCGGGGGTTGATGGTGTGGTCTGTTCGGCGCATGAGGCCGAGGGGCTGCGCGCCCGCGTTGGCGCGAAGCCTGTGCTGGTGACCCCGGGCATCCGTCTGGAAGATGTGCACATCGCCGGCGACGATCAGGCACGCACGATGACGCCCGGGCGCGCGATGGCCTCGGGGAGCACGTATCTTGTGATCGGCCGCCCGATCTATCAGGCGCCCGATCCGGGCGCAGCGGTCGACGCGGTGTGCGACTCGGTGGTGAGCTGGTTGGAGGAGATCCGATGA
- the rplJ gene encoding 50S ribosomal protein L10, whose translation MNRAEKEQEVASIRSDLEQAKSVILASHVGMDVNTVNELRSKFRAEGVQYRVVKNTLAKLAISGTDMEVISDMFVGPVAIAFSEEDAVSPARVMKDFAKDHDAYEVRGGYLDGTALDVAGVKRLADMPTKDELRAKVLSLFTAVPTKFVRTLNAAPTSFLQVLTARKQDIEQSA comes from the coding sequence ATGAATCGCGCGGAAAAAGAACAAGAAGTCGCGTCGATCCGCTCCGATCTCGAGCAGGCGAAATCCGTCATCCTGGCGAGTCATGTGGGCATGGACGTGAACACGGTCAACGAACTTCGCTCGAAGTTCCGCGCCGAGGGCGTTCAGTACCGGGTGGTCAAGAATACGCTGGCGAAGCTGGCGATCTCGGGCACCGACATGGAAGTGATCTCGGACATGTTTGTGGGTCCGGTGGCAATCGCGTTTAGCGAAGAAGATGCCGTCAGCCCTGCCCGAGTGATGAAAGACTTCGCCAAGGATCACGATGCCTATGAGGTGCGTGGTGGCTACCTGGACGGGACGGCGCTGGATGTAGCCGGCGTCAAGCGTCTGGCCGATATGCCGACCAAAGACGAGCTGCGCGCGAAAGTGCTCAGCCTGTTCACGGCGGTTCCCACCAAGTTTGTTCGCACGCTCAACGCCGCGCCGACGTCCTTTTTGCAGGTTCTTACGGCCCGCAAGCAGGATATCGAGCAGAGCGCCTGA
- the rplA gene encoding 50S ribosomal protein L1, which translates to MAKRGKKYAAASAKVDNLKRYELEEAVALVKEMSFAKFDESVDAAINLNVNPRHADQMVRGAVSLPHGIGKDTRVLVFAKGEKAKEAEEAGADFVGSDEIIEKINGGWTDWDVTVATPDMMGQVGRIGRVLGPRGLMPNPKAGTVTFDVAKIVKELKAGRVEFRVDKGGIIHIGVGRTSFEPQKLEENVVALLKMLASLKPASSKAPYFKSIALSSTMSPSVKLDTSFARDML; encoded by the coding sequence ATGGCTAAGCGCGGAAAGAAGTACGCAGCGGCGTCGGCGAAGGTCGACAACCTGAAGCGTTACGAGCTTGAAGAAGCCGTTGCGCTGGTCAAAGAGATGTCGTTCGCGAAGTTCGACGAGTCGGTCGATGCGGCGATCAACCTCAACGTTAACCCCCGTCACGCCGATCAGATGGTGCGTGGTGCTGTCTCGCTGCCGCACGGCATCGGTAAAGACACCCGCGTGCTGGTCTTCGCCAAGGGCGAGAAGGCCAAAGAGGCCGAAGAGGCCGGCGCGGATTTTGTGGGTAGCGATGAGATCATCGAGAAGATTAACGGCGGCTGGACCGACTGGGACGTCACCGTGGCGACGCCGGACATGATGGGCCAGGTCGGTCGCATCGGTCGTGTGCTCGGACCGCGTGGTCTTATGCCCAACCCGAAGGCCGGTACGGTGACCTTCGACGTGGCCAAGATCGTCAAAGAGCTTAAGGCCGGTCGCGTGGAGTTCCGCGTGGACAAGGGCGGCATCATCCACATCGGTGTGGGCCGCACCAGCTTTGAGCCGCAGAAGCTCGAGGAGAACGTCGTGGCGCTGCTCAAGATGCTTGCATCTCTGAAGCCGGCCAGCTCGAAGGCGCCGTACTTCAAGAGCATCGCGCTGAGCTCGACGATGAGCCCGTCGGTCAAGCTGGACACCTCGTTTGCCCGCGACATGCTCTAA
- the tuf gene encoding elongation factor Tu codes for MAKEKFERTKPHVNVGTIGHVDHGKTTLTAAITRVLSEASGGKGMAFDEIDKAPEERERGITISTAHVEYETANRHYAHVDCPGHADYVKNMITGAAQMDGAILVVSAADGPMPQTREHILLAGQVGVPAMVVFLNKADMVDDEDLLELVEMEVRELLSKYDFPGDDIPIVIGSALQALEGESGPYGADAILKLMEEVDRYIPLPERDTDKTFLMPIEDVFSISGRGTVVTGRIERGVVKPGDEAEIVGLQEKPEKTVVTAVEMFRKFLDAGQAGDNVGCLLRGIKKEDVKRGQVLAKPGSVTPHTKFAAEIYVLTKEEGGRHTPFFAGYRPQFYFRTTDVTGEIILEEGVEMVMPGDRITVTANLITPIAMEEGLRFAVREGSRTVGAGVVTKIIE; via the coding sequence ATGGCCAAGGAGAAATTCGAGCGCACGAAACCCCACGTGAACGTCGGGACCATCGGTCACGTCGATCACGGGAAAACCACCTTGACCGCGGCGATCACCCGAGTGCTCTCCGAGGCGTCTGGCGGTAAAGGTATGGCGTTCGACGAAATCGATAAGGCCCCGGAAGAGCGCGAGCGTGGTATCACGATCTCGACCGCTCACGTTGAGTACGAGACGGCCAACCGTCACTACGCTCACGTCGACTGCCCGGGTCACGCTGACTACGTCAAGAACATGATCACCGGTGCGGCGCAGATGGACGGCGCCATCCTGGTGGTTTCGGCCGCTGACGGCCCCATGCCGCAGACCCGCGAGCACATCCTTCTGGCCGGTCAGGTCGGTGTGCCGGCGATGGTGGTGTTCCTCAACAAGGCCGACATGGTCGACGATGAGGACCTGCTTGAGCTGGTCGAAATGGAAGTTCGCGAGCTTCTGAGCAAGTACGACTTCCCCGGCGACGACATCCCCATCGTGATCGGTTCGGCGCTTCAGGCGCTTGAAGGCGAGTCGGGCCCCTACGGTGCCGACGCCATCCTGAAGCTGATGGAAGAAGTCGACCGTTACATTCCGCTGCCCGAGCGCGACACCGACAAGACCTTCCTGATGCCGATCGAAGACGTGTTCTCGATCTCGGGTCGCGGTACGGTCGTCACCGGTCGCATCGAGCGTGGTGTGGTCAAGCCTGGCGACGAAGCTGAAATCGTCGGTCTTCAGGAGAAGCCGGAGAAGACGGTTGTTACCGCCGTCGAAATGTTCCGCAAGTTCCTCGACGCCGGTCAGGCTGGCGACAACGTCGGTTGCCTCCTTCGCGGTATCAAGAAGGAAGATGTCAAGCGTGGCCAGGTTCTGGCCAAGCCGGGCAGCGTGACCCCGCACACCAAGTTCGCCGCCGAGATCTACGTGCTGACCAAGGAAGAAGGTGGACGTCACACTCCCTTCTTCGCCGGTTACCGCCCGCAGTTCTACTTCCGCACCACCGACGTCACCGGTGAGATCATCCTGGAAGAAGGCGTTGAGATGGTCATGCCTGGCGACCGCATCACGGTTACCGCCAACCTGATCACCCCGATCGCCATGGAAGAAGGTCTGCGCTTCGCGGTTCGCGAAGGTAGCCGTACCGTCGGCGCCGGCGTCGTCACCAAGATCATCGAATAA
- the rplK gene encoding 50S ribosomal protein L11, whose translation MAKKVVGQIKLQVPAGKANPSPPVGPALGQHGVNIMEFCKAFNARTQDQPGMIIPVVITVYGDRSFDFITKTPPAAVLVLKELGIPSGSGVPNRDKVGQLTYEQVKKIAEIKLPDLTTDDIDAAARTVAGTCRSMGVDVIGMEVDNG comes from the coding sequence ATGGCTAAGAAAGTCGTAGGACAGATCAAGCTGCAGGTACCTGCGGGCAAGGCGAACCCCTCGCCGCCCGTCGGTCCGGCGTTGGGCCAGCACGGCGTCAACATCATGGAGTTCTGCAAGGCGTTTAACGCGCGGACTCAGGATCAGCCCGGGATGATCATCCCGGTCGTGATCACGGTGTACGGCGACCGCTCGTTCGACTTCATCACCAAGACCCCGCCGGCGGCGGTGCTGGTGCTCAAGGAGCTGGGGATTCCCTCGGGCTCCGGTGTGCCCAACCGCGACAAAGTCGGTCAGCTCACCTATGAGCAGGTCAAGAAGATCGCGGAGATCAAGCTCCCCGACCTCACCACCGATGACATCGACGCGGCTGCGCGTACGGTGGCCGGGACGTGTCGTTCGATGGGTGTGGATGTGATCGGTATGGAGGTGGACAATGGCTAA
- the secE gene encoding preprotein translocase subunit SecE produces the protein MDVSRLVTLTYISTAVVAFVIFDKTFKWIWASFDALSEFTVIPPILTLTTTLAIASVIGLIMWMKRHPKVDPFLTEVIIELKKVTWPSWKDTQRSTVVVIIFSIILSFFLWGSDQIWKRVTDYILTIGI, from the coding sequence ATGGACGTTTCGCGCCTGGTCACGCTGACGTATATCTCCACTGCGGTGGTGGCGTTCGTCATTTTCGACAAGACCTTCAAATGGATCTGGGCGTCGTTTGACGCGCTGTCCGAGTTCACGGTGATTCCGCCGATTCTGACGCTGACCACGACGCTGGCGATCGCGTCGGTGATCGGTCTGATCATGTGGATGAAGCGTCACCCGAAGGTCGATCCCTTCCTGACCGAAGTGATCATCGAGCTTAAGAAGGTCACCTGGCCGAGCTGGAAGGACACCCAGCGTTCGACGGTGGTGGTGATTATCTTCAGCATCATCCTGAGCTTCTTCCTCTGGGGATCGGACCAGATCTGGAAGCGCGTTACCGACTACATCCTCACGATCGGCATTTAA
- the nusG gene encoding transcription termination/antitermination protein NusG, with the protein MASSDTKEWYIVQTYSGYENKAKLALEERIRSEGVEDDIGEIFIPTETVVEVKNGKRRERTKKFYAGYIFVKMVLSDRAWHVVKNTPKIVGFVGGNQRKPTPVPEAEFRKITERIEEGKMSTGPSYNFQKGDKIRVIEGNFKDFTGNIEEVMEEKEKLRVFVEIFGRPTAVEFDFNQVESVADE; encoded by the coding sequence ATGGCATCTTCGGACACCAAAGAGTGGTACATCGTCCAGACCTACTCCGGGTACGAGAATAAGGCGAAGCTCGCCCTCGAAGAGCGCATTCGCTCGGAAGGGGTCGAGGACGATATCGGTGAGATCTTCATTCCGACCGAGACGGTCGTGGAGGTCAAAAACGGTAAGCGTCGCGAGCGTACCAAGAAGTTCTACGCGGGCTACATCTTCGTGAAGATGGTGCTCAGCGACCGGGCCTGGCACGTGGTCAAAAACACGCCGAAGATCGTCGGCTTTGTGGGCGGCAACCAGCGCAAGCCCACGCCGGTGCCGGAGGCGGAGTTCCGCAAGATCACCGAGCGCATCGAAGAAGGCAAGATGTCGACCGGCCCGTCCTACAACTTCCAGAAGGGCGATAAGATCCGCGTGATCGAGGGCAACTTCAAGGACTTCACCGGCAACATCGAAGAGGTGATGGAGGAGAAGGAGAAGTTGCGGGTCTTCGTGGAGATCTTCGGTCGTCCGACCGCGGTGGAGTTCGACTTCAACCAGGTCGAATCGGTCGCCGACGAGTGA
- a CDS encoding anti-sigma factor family protein — MSAHAPHDKLLDLLYGELPPEEASALRADIDADPELRAAFEELRAARELIAQHTSPPARVSSTLTDLILEDARTHAPSPTRSAPDPRQSLWRRAWQSPGFRHSLVAAALLVGVAGILRTLQLDSAPRHHAPLAEHGMAAPVSFESSSPTTDQEDERSHTPAADEAPVEEAATVEKAEQAEIAEIAEDTLAENVGTIGDAPPASTRTQNARPSRASGRSAPVVTTDQAPAREAEPQPRQRRTTRAEADRTAASSGAALADTPTGGARSAPQPAVSPRPLDRSYGSGGLGASAAPQERADAFAETEDRIFNAPTRDSAPAPQAEPAPLTQPEGASPKRRSAAPSTSNELADSEAAAEADISASDEIAEPAPSPLQRARQARAEDDPATTLVHATQALSTASSPRARAEAYTLIAWAHEELGNDDAAQQARQQAATILREFDATSP; from the coding sequence ATGAGCGCGCACGCCCCCCACGATAAACTCCTCGACCTCCTCTACGGCGAACTTCCGCCCGAGGAAGCGAGCGCGTTGCGCGCCGACATCGACGCCGACCCCGAGCTTCGTGCGGCCTTTGAGGAGCTGCGCGCAGCACGCGAACTCATCGCCCAACACACCTCCCCGCCAGCCCGCGTCTCCTCCACGCTGACCGATCTCATCCTGGAAGACGCCCGCACCCACGCGCCCTCCCCCACCCGATCCGCTCCCGACCCCCGGCAGTCCCTCTGGCGCCGCGCCTGGCAGAGCCCCGGCTTCCGCCACAGCCTCGTCGCCGCCGCCCTGCTCGTCGGCGTGGCCGGCATCCTGCGCACCCTGCAACTCGACTCCGCCCCTCGACACCACGCCCCCCTGGCCGAACACGGCATGGCCGCCCCCGTCTCATTTGAATCATCTTCCCCGACTACCGACCAGGAAGATGAGCGTTCACACACGCCCGCAGCCGACGAAGCACCTGTCGAAGAAGCCGCAACAGTCGAAAAGGCCGAACAAGCCGAAATAGCCGAAATAGCCGAAGACACCCTGGCCGAAAATGTCGGCACGATCGGCGACGCACCACCCGCCTCCACCCGCACACAAAACGCCCGGCCCTCGCGCGCCTCGGGGCGCTCCGCACCCGTCGTCACCACCGACCAGGCCCCGGCACGCGAAGCCGAACCTCAGCCTCGTCAGCGACGCACCACTCGAGCCGAAGCCGACCGCACCGCCGCATCTTCAGGCGCCGCCCTGGCCGATACCCCCACCGGCGGCGCGCGCAGCGCCCCCCAACCCGCGGTCTCCCCCCGGCCTCTCGACCGCAGCTACGGCAGCGGCGGACTGGGGGCCTCCGCCGCACCTCAAGAACGCGCAGATGCCTTCGCCGAAACCGAAGATCGCATCTTCAACGCCCCCACGCGCGACAGCGCACCCGCACCTCAAGCCGAGCCCGCCCCTCTGACCCAACCCGAAGGCGCCTCCCCCAAACGGCGCTCCGCCGCACCTTCCACCAGCAACGAGCTCGCCGACTCCGAAGCCGCAGCCGAGGCCGACATCTCCGCCTCCGACGAAATCGCCGAACCCGCTCCCTCCCCCCTTCAACGCGCCCGCCAGGCCCGCGCCGAAGACGACCCGGCCACCACCCTGGTCCACGCCACACAAGCCCTCTCGACCGCGAGCAGCCCCCGCGCCCGCGCCGAAGCCTACACCCTCATCGCCTGGGCCCACGAAGAGCTCGGCAACGACGACGCCGCACAACAGGCCCGCCAGCAAGCCGCCACGATCCTACGCGAGTTCGACGCCACTTCCCCTTGA
- a CDS encoding proline--tRNA ligase, with protein sequence MRLSTMFVPTRKEDPAEAEVVSHQLLVRGGFIRMLARGIYDFLPLGWRSVRKIEQIVREEMDRAGAQEVHLPAVQPAELWQESGRWTHYGAELLRFRDRKGAEFCFGPTHEEVVTDMIRGDVKSYKQLPLNVYQIQTKFRDETRPRFGLMRGREFIMKDAYSFDVDEEGALQSYDVMFEAYHRIFKRLGLEYRAVEADTGNIGGSRSHEFQVLAETGEDEIVSCTECGYAANVEKAEIRLEVAEAGEPSGSELATLRTPKARTIEEVSAYLKRPAQLIVKTLVYMADEKALIVLTRGDHQVNELKLKAYLNGELGRDVQELRMASDAEVEALTKAPVGFAGPVGVEGVEIIADLAVEPMVDFIVGANLKDKHHVNVNHGRDFEVSAFVDLRQAGAGDICGRCGGTLEAHRGIEVGHVFFLGDKYSKAMNANVLDENGEHRPMQMGCYGIGVTRILAAVIEQNHDDDGIIFPMAVAPYQVVICPLHLKNELVVSEAERIYNELQAAGVEVILDDRDLRAGNKFKDADLIGIPVRLTLGGRGVENGEAELKMRHQSENEMVPLSEVVDRIKALIEDARGER encoded by the coding sequence ATGCGACTCTCCACGATGTTTGTCCCCACTCGAAAAGAAGATCCGGCGGAGGCCGAGGTCGTCAGCCATCAGCTCCTGGTTCGCGGCGGATTTATCCGCATGCTGGCGCGCGGGATCTATGATTTTCTGCCGCTGGGCTGGCGCAGCGTACGCAAGATCGAGCAGATCGTGCGCGAGGAGATGGACCGCGCCGGCGCCCAGGAGGTGCATCTTCCGGCGGTGCAACCTGCCGAGTTGTGGCAGGAGTCGGGACGTTGGACGCATTACGGCGCGGAGCTTCTGCGCTTTCGCGATCGTAAGGGCGCGGAGTTCTGTTTCGGTCCGACCCACGAAGAGGTCGTGACCGACATGATCCGCGGTGACGTGAAGAGCTACAAACAGCTCCCGCTCAACGTCTATCAGATCCAGACGAAGTTTCGCGACGAGACGCGCCCCCGCTTCGGGCTGATGCGCGGGCGCGAGTTCATCATGAAGGACGCGTACTCCTTTGATGTGGATGAGGAGGGCGCGCTGCAAAGCTATGACGTGATGTTTGAGGCCTACCACCGCATCTTCAAGCGGCTGGGGCTGGAGTATCGGGCGGTGGAGGCCGACACCGGTAACATCGGCGGGAGCCGCTCCCATGAGTTCCAGGTGCTTGCGGAGACGGGCGAAGACGAGATCGTCAGCTGCACCGAGTGCGGCTATGCGGCCAACGTGGAGAAGGCCGAGATTCGCCTGGAGGTTGCCGAAGCCGGCGAGCCCAGCGGCTCGGAGCTTGCGACGCTGCGCACCCCGAAGGCGCGTACGATCGAGGAGGTTTCGGCGTACCTGAAGCGCCCGGCGCAGCTGATCGTGAAGACGCTCGTGTATATGGCCGACGAGAAGGCGCTGATCGTCCTGACGCGCGGCGATCACCAGGTCAATGAGCTCAAGCTCAAGGCGTACCTCAACGGAGAGCTGGGGCGCGATGTTCAGGAACTTCGCATGGCCAGCGACGCGGAGGTCGAGGCGTTGACCAAAGCGCCGGTGGGTTTTGCCGGCCCGGTGGGCGTAGAAGGCGTTGAGATCATCGCGGATCTTGCGGTGGAGCCGATGGTCGATTTCATCGTCGGCGCGAACCTCAAAGACAAGCACCACGTCAACGTCAATCACGGGCGCGACTTTGAGGTCAGCGCGTTTGTGGATCTTCGCCAGGCCGGCGCCGGCGATATCTGCGGGCGTTGCGGCGGCACGCTGGAGGCGCATCGCGGCATCGAGGTGGGCCACGTCTTCTTCCTGGGCGACAAGTACTCCAAAGCGATGAACGCCAACGTGCTCGACGAGAACGGTGAGCATCGCCCGATGCAGATGGGGTGTTACGGGATCGGCGTGACGCGAATTCTGGCGGCGGTGATCGAGCAGAACCACGATGATGACGGCATCATCTTCCCGATGGCTGTGGCGCCCTATCAGGTGGTGATCTGCCCGCTGCACCTCAAAAATGAGCTTGTGGTCTCCGAGGCCGAGCGCATCTACAACGAGCTGCAGGCCGCCGGCGTGGAGGTGATCCTCGATGATCGCGATCTTCGGGCGGGCAATAAGTTCAAGGACGCCGATCTCATCGGGATCCCGGTGCGTCTGACCCTGGGTGGACGGGGCGTGGAGAATGGGGAGGCGGAGCTGAAGATGCGGCATCAATCCGAAAACGAGATGGTGCCCTTGAGCGAGGTTGTGGACCGCATCAAAGCGTTGATTGAGGACGCGCGAGGGGAACGATGA
- the rlmB gene encoding 23S rRNA (guanosine(2251)-2'-O)-methyltransferase RlmB — protein sequence MIVFGVHPVEEVLARAPRSVEELYVVGQLGDPKFEKIAQVAEDRRLSVRSVSAEEMDELCEGNHQRIAARVGSFPYASLGEVIERVGDRSPACVLVLEQVQDAGNLGAILRSAAAFGVDAVIVAKDRAAGVSAAVVRASAGMAFHVPVVQVTNIARALRELKEANFWVVGTLAEGGSALWEQDWSMRAALVMGGEHRGIRPNVAKECDFRVTIPLREGVESLNVSVAAAVALYDRARSLGMTPK from the coding sequence ATGATCGTTTTTGGTGTGCACCCGGTCGAGGAGGTCCTCGCGAGGGCACCTCGTTCGGTCGAAGAGCTCTACGTGGTCGGCCAGCTGGGCGATCCGAAGTTCGAGAAGATCGCACAGGTAGCTGAGGATCGACGTCTGAGCGTGCGCTCTGTGAGCGCAGAAGAGATGGATGAGCTCTGTGAGGGAAACCATCAACGCATCGCCGCGAGGGTGGGCTCCTTTCCCTACGCGAGCCTGGGGGAGGTGATCGAGCGTGTGGGCGATCGCAGCCCGGCGTGTGTGCTGGTGCTCGAGCAGGTGCAGGACGCAGGGAACCTGGGCGCGATCCTGCGCAGCGCGGCCGCGTTTGGCGTGGACGCGGTGATCGTGGCCAAAGATCGCGCCGCAGGCGTCAGTGCGGCGGTGGTGCGTGCGTCTGCGGGCATGGCGTTTCATGTGCCGGTGGTGCAGGTCACCAACATCGCTCGTGCGTTGCGTGAGCTTAAGGAGGCAAACTTCTGGGTGGTTGGCACCCTGGCCGAGGGAGGAAGCGCGCTCTGGGAGCAGGACTGGTCGATGCGTGCGGCGCTGGTGATGGGCGGAGAGCATCGTGGGATCCGCCCGAACGTGGCCAAAGAGTGCGATTTCAGGGTGACGATTCCCCTTCGTGAGGGCGTTGAGAGCTTAAATGTGTCGGTAGCGGCGGCTGTAGCGCTCTACGATCGCGCACGATCGCTAGGAATGACGCCGAAATGA